One stretch of Thalassovita sp. DNA includes these proteins:
- a CDS encoding 3-hydroxyacyl-CoA dehydrogenase NAD-binding domain-containing protein, translated as MKEFSYSKDAAGIVTVTMDMEGPVNSMNAEFGPIYKQMVDRLEAEAGLTGVILTSAKDTFFAGGDLKRLLAITPDQADMLFAEVEDMKADMRRLEKLPVPVVAAINGAALGGGFELCLVCNHRIAATNPKTKIGLPEVTLGLLPGAGGVVRLVHLLGLEPAMPFVMEGKQLAPEAALKAGLIHEVVAPEDLLARARDWILSVQGDADAATQPWDQKGHRIPGGGSNSPKMAPRIAGAAAMLFQKTKGLLPAPKKILDIMVEAGGKLDFDTALRYETRRFVSLVISPEAKNMISTFFFGLNQVKGGASRPKDVPRSKVQRLGILGAGMMGQGIAYSAAMAGIEVVLRDMTQEAAERGKAYTEALLTKRVKRGRMTEAEAAAVLARITPVADTEALRGCDMIIEAVFEKIEVKDQVLAECEALLGEDGVWGSNTSTLPITRLASKAANRANFVGLHFFSPVDKMPLLEIIAGQDTSDETLARAFDFAQQIRKTPIIVGDKTGFYTSRTIGTKIIEAVELVAEGHDPIRVDNLSRLTGMPTGMLSLLDEVQIKLVTDIYRTQVGMGLLDPAEEQNPKARDMLAAMLDDHDRVGRATGKGFYDYADGTKVIWEGLQHWRDPEAMISDRDIQDRILFRPVLESLRCLEEGVLRSVADGNIGSIMGIGAPVHTGGYIQYVNTYGLDRFVARCEELAAAYGPRFAPPQILRDHAANGQPFR; from the coding sequence ATGAAAGAGTTTTCCTATAGCAAAGATGCCGCGGGCATCGTGACGGTCACCATGGATATGGAGGGCCCCGTCAATTCGATGAACGCCGAATTTGGCCCGATCTACAAACAGATGGTCGACCGGCTGGAGGCCGAAGCGGGCCTGACGGGGGTGATCCTGACCTCAGCCAAAGACACGTTTTTTGCCGGTGGCGATCTGAAACGTCTGCTGGCCATCACCCCGGATCAGGCGGACATGCTCTTTGCCGAGGTTGAGGATATGAAGGCCGACATGCGGCGGCTTGAGAAACTGCCGGTGCCGGTGGTGGCCGCCATCAACGGGGCAGCGCTGGGCGGCGGATTTGAGCTGTGCCTGGTCTGCAACCACCGCATTGCCGCAACCAACCCCAAGACCAAGATCGGCCTGCCAGAGGTCACGCTTGGCCTCTTGCCCGGGGCGGGCGGCGTGGTGCGTTTGGTGCATCTGCTGGGGTTGGAGCCGGCCATGCCTTTCGTGATGGAGGGTAAGCAATTGGCGCCCGAGGCGGCGCTGAAGGCCGGGTTGATCCATGAGGTTGTCGCGCCCGAGGATTTGCTGGCCCGCGCCCGGGACTGGATCCTGTCGGTGCAGGGTGATGCTGATGCGGCCACCCAACCCTGGGATCAGAAGGGTCACCGCATTCCCGGTGGTGGGTCCAACAGCCCCAAAATGGCGCCGCGCATTGCTGGCGCCGCGGCAATGCTGTTTCAGAAAACCAAAGGGCTGTTGCCCGCCCCGAAAAAGATCCTCGACATCATGGTTGAGGCAGGTGGCAAATTGGATTTCGACACTGCCCTGCGTTATGAGACCCGTCGTTTCGTCTCGCTGGTGATTTCGCCCGAGGCGAAGAACATGATCTCCACCTTCTTTTTTGGCCTCAATCAGGTCAAAGGCGGGGCCAGCCGGCCCAAGGACGTGCCGCGCAGCAAGGTGCAGCGGCTCGGGATTTTGGGCGCAGGCATGATGGGGCAGGGCATTGCCTATTCCGCGGCGATGGCAGGGATTGAGGTTGTCCTGCGCGACATGACGCAAGAGGCGGCAGAGCGTGGCAAAGCCTACACCGAGGCGCTCCTGACCAAACGGGTCAAACGCGGCCGGATGACTGAGGCGGAGGCTGCTGCCGTTCTGGCCCGCATCACCCCCGTTGCCGACACCGAAGCCCTGCGCGGCTGTGACATGATCATTGAGGCCGTGTTTGAAAAGATTGAGGTCAAGGATCAGGTGCTGGCTGAGTGTGAGGCACTCTTGGGTGAGGACGGCGTCTGGGGCTCAAACACCTCCACCCTGCCGATCACCCGTCTGGCCAGCAAGGCTGCGAACCGGGCCAATTTCGTTGGCCTGCACTTCTTCTCCCCCGTCGACAAAATGCCTCTGTTGGAAATCATTGCGGGGCAGGACACATCGGATGAAACCTTGGCGCGGGCCTTTGATTTCGCACAGCAGATCCGCAAGACACCGATCATCGTGGGGGACAAAACGGGCTTTTACACTTCACGCACCATTGGCACCAAGATCATCGAAGCGGTGGAACTGGTGGCCGAAGGCCATGATCCGATCCGGGTCGATAACCTGTCCCGGTTGACTGGGATGCCCACGGGCATGCTCAGCCTGTTGGATGAGGTGCAGATCAAGCTGGTCACCGATATCTACCGCACACAGGTCGGTATGGGCCTGCTGGATCCGGCGGAAGAACAGAACCCCAAAGCGCGCGATATGCTGGCCGCAATGTTGGACGATCATGACCGTGTAGGCCGCGCGACGGGCAAGGGGTTTTATGACTACGCCGATGGCACCAAGGTGATCTGGGAGGGCCTGCAGCACTGGCGCGATCCGGAGGCCATGATCAGTGACCGCGATATTCAGGACCGCATCCTGTTCCGCCCGGTGCTGGAAAGCCTGCGCTGCCTGGAGGAGGGCGTCCTGCGGTCGGTCGCGGATGGCAATATCGGCTCCATCATGGGGATTGGCGCGCCGGTCCACACTGGCGGCTACATCCAATATGTGAACACCTATGGCCTCGACCGGTTTGTGGCGCGCTGCGAAGAGCTTGCCGCCGCCTATGGTCCCCGGTTTGCCCCACCCCAGATCCTTCGCGATCACGCCGCCAACGGGCAGCCGTTCCGCTAA
- a CDS encoding acetyl-CoA C-acetyltransferase yields the protein MTAAYIYDAIRTPRSKGKAGGTLNEVKPVRLAAGLLEELQRRHDLDTAKVEDVMLGCVAPLMDQGSCIAKAAVMSAGWDEAVPGVQLDRFCGSGLEAVNMAAAKVGSGQQDLVVAGGLEAMSRVPIGSSGGPMFFDPDFVIDNNSAPQGIGADLIATLDGYSREDVDAFAVESQRRAAHARDSGWFDGSVVPVRDENGITIQQRDDFIKPGTDMQKLGALNPSFAQMGAYGFDDMAFAKYPQVSEINHVHTPGNSSGIVDGAAAVMVGSEQAGRDLGLTPRGRIVATTVIASDPVIMLAGPGPAAQKCLAKAGLTVADIDLWEINEAFASVAMRYMKDLGISHEITNVNGGAIAMGHPLGATGGMLVSTMLDELERRQAKRAMISLCIGGGMGISTLIERV from the coding sequence ATGACAGCCGCCTACATCTATGACGCCATCCGGACCCCGCGGTCCAAAGGCAAGGCCGGGGGCACCTTGAATGAGGTGAAGCCCGTGCGGCTGGCCGCTGGCCTGCTGGAGGAGCTGCAACGGCGCCATGACCTCGACACGGCGAAGGTTGAGGATGTGATGCTGGGCTGCGTGGCGCCCCTGATGGATCAGGGCAGCTGCATTGCCAAAGCGGCGGTGATGTCTGCGGGCTGGGATGAGGCCGTGCCGGGTGTGCAGCTCGATCGCTTCTGTGGCTCAGGGCTTGAGGCGGTGAATATGGCGGCGGCCAAGGTTGGCTCGGGCCAGCAGGATCTGGTGGTGGCCGGCGGGCTGGAAGCGATGAGCCGCGTGCCCATCGGATCCTCCGGTGGGCCGATGTTTTTTGATCCGGATTTTGTTATCGATAACAATTCGGCACCGCAGGGCATTGGCGCTGACCTGATTGCCACTTTGGATGGCTATAGCCGTGAAGATGTCGATGCCTTTGCTGTGGAAAGCCAACGCCGCGCCGCCCATGCGCGTGACAGCGGCTGGTTTGACGGATCCGTGGTGCCGGTGCGCGATGAAAACGGCATCACCATTCAGCAGCGCGATGATTTCATCAAACCCGGCACCGACATGCAGAAGCTGGGTGCGCTGAACCCCAGCTTTGCGCAGATGGGGGCTTACGGGTTTGATGACATGGCTTTTGCCAAATACCCGCAAGTCAGTGAGATCAACCATGTGCATACGCCCGGCAACTCCTCTGGGATTGTGGATGGGGCGGCGGCTGTCATGGTGGGGTCTGAACAGGCGGGCCGTGATCTGGGGCTGACCCCGCGCGGTCGGATTGTGGCCACCACGGTGATCGCCAGCGATCCGGTGATCATGCTGGCCGGCCCCGGGCCAGCAGCGCAGAAATGCCTGGCCAAGGCAGGGCTAACCGTGGCCGATATCGACCTTTGGGAAATTAACGAAGCCTTCGCCTCGGTCGCGATGCGTTACATGAAGGATCTGGGCATTTCGCATGAGATCACCAATGTGAACGGTGGTGCGATTGCCATGGGCCACCCCTTGGGGGCGACGGGGGGCATGCTGGTCTCGACCATGTTGGATGAGTTGGAACGGCGGCAGGCCAAACGGGCGATGATTTCGCTGTGTATTGGCGGCGGCATGGGCATTTCGACCCTGATTGAGCGTGTGTAA
- a CDS encoding AraC family transcriptional regulator: protein MPALPSIPNALTANLLSGARAAGISLEPVLQRAGLVPQPDSLTIADFVQLMRAVTLTMDDEYAGQIQRPQRIGTFAITAAHMSHGATLRDALERFAAFTNMLDNSFHVTLRHGAETTRLHLERTDPAYPITELGAEMVLVLPHRLLAWMGGGWLPLREAWFDYPRPTHHAIYGQLFPKARLSFQRASCGYAIPSAALDAPVIRSEKQAADWARRTPLDAFLPVSLEDGLPLRVAQRIAHAIEAGQPLPSMQAIADALQLPVHTLRRRLKREGRDVPEIRRAVRRDHALRLLGEGDLRIDAIALRLGYSETSAFVRAFKDWTGVTPRAYRQSGEPIPVATSFRGEVDKS from the coding sequence ATGCCCGCCCTGCCCTCGATCCCCAATGCCCTGACGGCCAACCTGCTGAGCGGGGCCCGGGCCGCCGGCATCAGCCTTGAGCCGGTGTTGCAGCGGGCCGGGCTGGTGCCACAACCCGATAGCCTGACCATAGCAGATTTTGTCCAGCTGATGCGGGCTGTCACGCTCACGATGGATGACGAATACGCGGGGCAGATCCAGCGGCCCCAACGCATCGGCACCTTCGCGATCACCGCCGCGCATATGTCACATGGCGCCACCCTGCGCGACGCGTTGGAGCGTTTTGCCGCCTTTACCAATATGCTAGACAACAGTTTCCACGTGACCCTGCGCCACGGGGCTGAAACCACGCGGCTGCATCTGGAACGCACAGATCCCGCCTATCCAATCACCGAGTTGGGGGCGGAAATGGTGCTGGTGTTGCCGCATCGGCTGCTGGCCTGGATGGGCGGCGGCTGGTTGCCGCTGCGCGAAGCCTGGTTTGACTATCCCCGCCCCACGCACCACGCGATCTACGGCCAGCTGTTCCCAAAGGCGCGGTTGAGTTTCCAACGGGCCAGCTGTGGTTATGCGATCCCTAGCGCCGCATTGGATGCCCCCGTCATCCGCAGTGAGAAACAGGCGGCCGATTGGGCCCGCCGCACGCCGCTGGATGCGTTTTTGCCGGTCAGCCTTGAGGATGGTCTGCCGCTGCGGGTGGCGCAGCGCATTGCGCATGCGATTGAGGCGGGGCAGCCGCTGCCCTCCATGCAGGCGATCGCGGATGCTTTGCAGCTGCCCGTGCACACCCTGCGCCGCCGCCTGAAACGTGAGGGCCGCGATGTGCCAGAAATCCGCCGCGCGGTGCGGCGCGATCATGCGCTGCGGCTGCTGGGCGAGGGGGATCTGCGCATCGATGCCATTGCGCTGCGGCTGGGTTATTCTGAAACCAGCGCCTTTGTTCGCGCGTTCAAAGACTGGACCGGCGTCACCCCGCGGGCTTACCGGCAATCCGGTGAACCGATCCCGGTCGCAACGTCATTTCGCGGCGAAGTTGACAAAAGCTGA